The stretch of DNA ATATCAACGTTGAAAACATGGATGCAATAATTCTGCCACGCCGGTCTGACAAATGTCTTTGGAGATTGCTTAATGCTGGGATTCACCTACGTGTCTGCCTGTGTCTTGCACGCATGGGCTTCTATGGTGTCATTCAATGTGGTCCTATTAAATATAATGATAATCATTTGCGTACAGCCATTGTTGAGAGATGGCGTCATGAGACTCACACATTTCACCTTACCGTGGGCGAGGAAACAATCACCCTGCAGGACGTTGCCCTTATTTGGGGGTTGAATATTGATGGCATTCCGATCACTGGTTCAGATACCGCATACAACAAACATACATTATAACAGATCTGCGCTACTTGGTTGGGTTTTACGCCTACATATTCTCAGATTGAAggtgcacatctttatctgatCGCTCTGCTAGACCATTGCCTAAATAATATGATTAATGATCAAGGTACTGAAGAGGACGTGGCACAATATTCCTGTTGTGTTGCATTAATGATCATTGGTGGAGGTATGTTTCGGGACTCGGAAAGTGCTGCTGTGAAACTTATGTATGCAGTTTCTTGAGGACATAGAATTAGTGAATATGTTTAGCTGGGGTTCTGCTGTGTTGGCATATCTTTATAGAGAGTTGTGCGACACATCAATGAGATTAAAGGTCGATTTGTGTGGCCATGTTCAGATATTGCAGGTATTTTTACACTTCTACGGTCATTACATTTGTTGTACTTATTTTTTCTTATGATTTGACTATTTTTGTTGTATGTTATTACAGATTTGGGTGTGGTCTAGAATTACTCTTCTTTGCCATGCTAGAGCGCAACAGGTATGTATTTCAGAAGAGCAGGCTGCGGATGTGCTTCAGGGTATACCATTCCTACCATACGGCGTACAGTACTAATaagaaataattaaaatttattattattattttgttatttaGTTTTAATGAAACTATTGTGTACTTTTCTAAATTGCAGGTGGAGACGCGGATTCTCTTGGATACACACGGCCCATCATTCTGTCCGTATAATGAGAGATATACTTAATAGGATGGTAGAAGGGCAGGTAGATATACAAACCAGTTGTTTagagtttgaaattttttaaaaattcactcTGAATTATATATTATCAACTTGATAatctttttttccttttattttctTCAATTTCTATGGACAGTTTATGATATGGAATCCCCAGAGGCTGGCAGAATTCTTGATGGAAATAGAATTCATCTATGTCGGTCAGCATGCACATTGATAAATTTTCATATAGTTGAGATGCATAGACCAGAGCGGTGTCTCCGACAGTTTGGAATGCGTCAGGGCATTCCGCCACATGCTACTAACTTCGACAAATTCCATAAACTGACGCGACAAGGCCGAAACAACTTTGATTAGGCGACATATCACAATGATTTTGTAAAAATGTggattgaaaaatataattttgtgaTGGGTGGGGATTATGTCATACCTGTTACACCTGCCATCACAGTGGACTATGTTGGTTGGAATCATCGTATTTCACAAAATAGTGCTCTTGCCGCCAGTGGTACCTTCAACATCATAGGCTACCATCCTGTTGATGCAAATTACCGACAATTTATCGTAATACATGTTCAATTTATCTTCATATGTACGTAAATATacaatttttatacaaaattttgTAATTACATTAATAACTTCACATGTTatggtttaaaaataacatACAATAAGTTATTGTAAATCTTGTGCCTCCCACGTTGTCTATCCCTTGATGATGTTTGATCCATCTCGTTTCTTATGTGTGTCATGCGATCTCTACCAACATGCCTCCTTTGTCGACGAACACTATTGTGTTGTAATTGGAATGTAGGTTCATCCCAATATTGTTCATCATGAATAGGGTAGAATCTTCCATCGTATGTGTTCACGTATTCGCTCAGTGTAAACCATGGTTGTACAAGCTGTGCGGGATTCAAACCAAACCATTTTGCTGCACATATAACATGTGAACAAGGAATTCCAAATATTGTGAATTTACCACTTGTGCAATCACGCGTAGAAATGTTGACAGCTTGTACGTGATGTTGACGACTTGGTCTTCCTCCTGTCACGACGGATGCTGTTTATCCCTTTGGTCAAATCTTACTACTCGATGTTCAATTGAATTTTTCGACCACATATCAAATTTAGAGTATGCATAGTCGGTCAATGGTTGATTTTTTTCCAGCATCTTATCACTTCGCACTCGCTGTTTAATGAAATAGTACACGCATCGCTGTAAGGTCATATCACCTATTGCAGTTATTGGAAGACGTCGCACCCCTTTCAACACACCATTAATACACTCAGACATGTTCTTCATCATTATCCGTCGTCTCCATCCACCATCATGAGACAATGACCATTTTTCTTTTGGAATGTTTGACAAATACATGAAATCTGCTGTATTATTTGTTCTAATTGCCTCCATTGTCGCATTAAATTTTGCTACTTGGTGTTGTATTCCTGCTTCCCAACATAAGTCTTTTAAATGAATGTTTTTGAACATGCTATTGAAATTAGAGCAAACATGCCTCAAACAGAAACGATGAACACCACGAGGAGGCTTGAAGTCAGGGAGATCTTGCACTGCACTTGTTATACCCGCATGTCTATCAAATATAAGGCACATACCACTACACCCTCTAGAAACATGTCGTGCAACATTACCGAGGAACCAATGCCAAGACTCATAATTTTCTTCATCTACAAGCACAAATTCTAGCGGAAAAACCTGGTTATTGACATCCAATGTTATTGCTATGAGTAGTTTGTGCTTACATTTGGTGTGCATATGGGTACCGTCTACACTGTTTACATTGCGACAATGTCGAAAACCATCTATACATGGTTTGAAAGCCCAaaacacaaagttcaaaactttATGTGGATGGTCATACGGTCGAAGATGCTTCCATTCTACAATAGTTCCTAGATTGTACTTCGACAAAGCTTCCATATATTTAGGAAACAAAGTTACATAGCTTTCCCATGTGCCATAAACTACCTCCACCACGCGTTTCAAACTCTGTCATGCCTTAGCATACGATATATCATAcccatatttttctttaatactTTCTTGCACATATTTGATCTCGTATGCAGGATCACAACGCACGATTCCCAAAAGTGTACTGACTATCATGTTTACATCAAGGTTGTGGTGATCTATTCCGACTTGGTTAGACATGCATGTATGATCATCACCATATTTTTTGATGATGAAATTgcctaaattttttttcaacgATACTCAAAGTCCCCACACACAATGCCACCTTCGGAGCTGTCCTTGTATTTGACCTTTCAAATTGTTGGAGAACTTTGGACAACGATATATTCACGTCTCAAACTCGAACAGAAAAATCCTTCACTGAAGCTATTAAATCATTTTTTCTCTTAAAAACCATTTTTACACCGAGCTCTGGCCTTTCAGGATTGTAAAAGTTTGTTCATGATGCAGAAGGAATACTAAATGAATCTGGAATTTGTTCGTCGTAGACTTCATTGAAAAATTGGGGAATTTCACGTAAATGTTGCTCTTGTGTAATAGGAATGTTCTCGATCATACTTGGTCCAGACATTAACACACACGCCGATGTCCCTTCATTTGTATTGTcaacatcatcatcatcttctcCGTCAATTAATGTACTATACAAATCATCATCGCTATTCATGACATGATACGAACTGTCcctaaataaatcattatccTCATCCATGTGTTCTGTAATTGGGGCGGGAATATTTGCAGCCCCAACAGAACTATCAAAATGTCTGACATTTGTGGTATTTTCTTCATCAGCACATGAATTCATCCAATTCCCCTGCTCTACTAGAACCTCATGCGACATCAAATCCTGATATAACCGTGATATGATGATCCCAACCCCCTGAAGTAAAATCCCATTCTCGTGTTCTATTCATCCCCCATGCATAGTCTTCTTCAGTGTGACCCGTGATATGGTGATCCCAAGGACTAGTGTCGATCCCAGAGTATGTCAGAGCTGACTGTTCATCGACGTGATACATAGAAAGTCCCGCTTCATTTAAACCAGCTGTTCCCAAACCTTGCGTTATTACCGGCATGACTGCATCAAAATCGTAATCACTTACGTTCTGTAACACTGGCGATGAATCAACATACAAGTACATGTAATCCAGTGTCGGCAACTCAAACATAAATTGTAGACTATCATCATCTGTGATATAGACATGCTCTTCAATGTAACGAAATAACGAGCTATAACAATATTTCGTTGACAATTTGATGCAGAATTTTGATTGGTCGATCTCAAACTTACGATGCACATAATTCACCAATTGAGAAAATGTAGTAGACCGAGGGATTTTAATGGGCCTGGTCGAGGAGATACTATATCCAACCCTACCATCTTCAATAATGGCATAGCCACCTACGTAAAGTAAGGCTCTCACAGTATCCATGTCTGAACcgaacaaatttataattaataGTATAATGCAACTGAACAAAATTACAATCAATAGTATAATGAAGCTgaacaaaattataattacattaataaaatataaataatacaacTAAAATATAAGAAATTAGAGAAATTACCTTTTCAAATGTTGTTGTACGAAATTTCTAATTGAATCAGcaataaattacaaaaatatcagaaatattatacaaaaaaaatttgGAGGTTTCAATACATTTACTAAATATTAGTAACATATAAAATTAAAGAATATTATTCAACTTATATGATAATACATTTATTATTCAACTTATATGAAAAATTCGTAGGTCAAATACCTTTACATGAAAAAAGTTATATGAAAATAATCTTAAGGTAATTTCAATAATATAAATTGTTGCAATAGGTAAATCCAGTCAATCAAATTTAGTTCAGTCAATAAACgaacaataataaatataatgaacAAAAAAAAGAACGTTACCTCTTAAGGTTTGCtcttatgataaaaatgattaATCAACGAACAATATAATAATCTGTCAATGTTAAACATTCTTACAAAAAATacaacataaaaaaattttaattcaacaataataaaataaaataatactgCACAAGTCTTGATAACAAAAAATTATGAGCATAATAAACCGACGAGAATTATTATCAACAAACACAAATATTGATGTTGCGCAAATAAAAATACCGAAGACGGAAGAATATGTCACTGATGACCCAACAAATTATAATGCTGAGGACAACCAACAAATCGCCGAATTAAATTACCGAATGGTACAGAAGAATTTAAATAGGATACCGAATGGAAAAGAGAAATGGATACCGAATGGAAGGGACGTAAATAAAAAAATGGGATACCGAATGAAAGGAATTGTGCAAATAAATAGAAGGGGAGGAGTCACGGGCGGGGGGTCACGGACAATAAATCCGTGACCTCCTCCCACGGATAAAATCTGTTGTCGTAGTTAATTAGCAATCAAGAccatcgctaattttagcgacggtcagTAACCATAATTTTTCGTCGCTAATTTGTttcgaaaaattaaaaaaatacttttaataatttaataaatctaaaaaaaactaacaatcgaaactaaaatcgtatcaaggagaaaaattttaagtgttgtgaagtagtAAAATCGtataagagaaaaaaaaatttagtgcTATGAAGtggtgagaaaaattttaagtgttgtgtgaagtgataaaatcgtgtgagagaaaaaaattataagtgttttgaagttttatggAGAAAAATAGACCGAGAATGGTGGTATTTATAGAAAGTGTGTGACGGTGTTTTGATAAACCATCGCTTGTGGCGAATGTaatgaaaaaccgtcgcattttaaaatttagcgacggtttggctTTGAACGGTCGCTAAACTTAGCGGCGGTTTTAATAAACCcgttgctaaatttagcgacgggttttgtaaaaccgtcgctaattttaaacatgcgacatttttatttaaaactgtcgctaatattagcaaTGATTTAtacaaaatcgtcgctaattttaaaaatgtgatggtttttataaaacagtcgctacatttagcgatggttttagaaaatccgtcgctaaatattgCAACATTTCCTACacttgataccacctgttgtggggacccgggctctaactcaattctctttgggattaattggatctttgctagaaaatgtgggtcaaaattttgcttttaatatcataaacaaatgtatataaatcatacacaagATCTATCTcaaatttatttcattaaaaacaCGATCtaatacgatcgacttcggcacaccatgtaatctgactatctctctaacgatctgatacgatcggcttcggcacaccatgtaatctgactatcTCTCTAACATacatctctgccatctgatcatatctaagatggggagaaatgtaaggcccgagatgtgaGTTGGTAATCAGCAATTATTAATGCATGATTTGATGTATTTATCGAAGGTCGAAGAAGCGatgttgcgattcgattttagtgCAAAATATATTGTTGGGGCAGCAAAGAAACTGCACCTGCGGTCCAAAGGccagtgcacccgcggttgttTCTTCTGATTTTGTGGAAGTAATACAGTAGAGTCACCACACCCACGGTACAAaatgcaccgcacccgcggtcgttcctTCTGAattgttggatgtgatccagtagtctcagcgcacccgcggtctaaaaggtagcgcacccgcggtagggtGGTGCGAGAAATCCAGCATGCATATTaacttgacacatggcttgGTAGACATATAACATGCATATTCTTCATTCCTTCAGCATCAGACCACCGAGAACAACCCCAGGAAAGCTTCAAAGTACTCCTAGCTTAGAAATTAGCTTGCACAAGATCTCACCatccgattttcgatccgagACTAGATTCGTATTCCTATCATCACCAGCTTCGAAAGGACGTAACTATttttacatttcagcatgttttgaagtgAGATGATTGGAGAAATCAGATTTTGAGTACCATCatgtgttcttatgattatgGTGAAATGATATTCGCAACCGGATCGTAGAACGGACATTGTATGCgattgttattaattttcagcatgtatcgAATTTGAGATATGCAGCTTTCAGCATTGATAGGTGTTTATGATGAAGATTGTGAGTTATTGTGACTGATTATTGTTGTTGAGATGACCGGTATCGCGAGATTACGTTGTTATTCCGTCGAAATGTGccgagattgaatattgatatgTACATGTATCGGTTTGAGTTGTGAATTGATATTGTGCTATTTGACATTGCCATTTTAGATTGATATCGGCAAGATTTGACTTCTAGACTCCGATCTTGACAAAGACTGAACAAcgaaagatataattcatgttgATTCGCGAAGATACGACTCGAATTagatttgattcgagtttcCCActaatcacatactagatttctaTACCTTGTTATGTTGTGCTTTATGTTGAATTAtatacaagcattgagataggagagtcattggcagatatgccaagtttctagatgttcggtggtatcgaggtataggagaagatcgactccgattgtagatattcgatacagacagggtcaaagtctaggaataagacgtaccgccaccccgattgggagagtag from Primulina eburnea isolate SZY01 chromosome 6, ASM2296580v1, whole genome shotgun sequence encodes:
- the LOC140835398 gene encoding serine/threonine-protein phosphatase 7 long form homolog, yielding MQFLEDIELVNMFSWGSAVLAYLYRELCDTSMRLKVDLCGHVQILQIWVWSRITLLCHARAQQVCISEEQAADVLQGIPFLPYGVQWRRGFSWIHTAHHSVRIMRDILNRMVEGQFMIWNPQRLAEFLMEIEFIYVGQHAH
- the LOC140835399 gene encoding uncharacterized protein, producing the protein MEALSKYNLGTIVEWKHLRPYDHPHKVLNFVFWAFKPCIDGFRHCRNVNSVDGTHMHTKCKHKLLIAITLDVNNQVFPLEFVLVDEENYESWHWFLGNVARHVSRGCSGMCLIFDRHAGITSAVQDLPDFKPPRGVHRFCLRHVCSNFNSMFKNIHLKDLCWEAGIQHQVAKFNATMEAIRTNNTADFMYLSNIPKEKWSLSHDGGWRRRIMMKNMSECINGVLKGVRRLPITAIGDMTLQRCVYYFIKQRVRSDKMLEKNQPLTDYAYSKFDMWSKNSIEHRVVRFDQRDKQHPS